The window CGGGTACCGAACCGGACAACAACGACACTGCTTGAAAATCGCTGCCGCGCACTATGCGCCCGATTGCGGAATAAGGCAATGGAAATCGACATGACGGACGCAACGCCTGGAAACATTCCGGTCCATGGACGATAATCCGGGCGTGTCGAGCCCAGTCCTTCACATCGCGACCTACAACATCCACAAGGGATTTTCGCAGTTCAACCGCCGCATGGTGGTCCACGAGCTGCGGGAGCGGTTGCGCGAGCTCGACCCCGACATCGCCTTCCTCCAGGAGGTACAGGGGCTGCACCTGGGCCATGCCGAGGCGCACGAGGACTGGCCCGAGGAACCACAGCACGAATTCCTCGCCGCCGAGGTCTGGCAGAGCACCGCCTACGGCCGCAACGTCATCTACGAGCACGGCCACCACGGCAACGCGATCCTCTCGCGCCTGCCCATCCTCGCCTCGCACAACCAGGATGTCACCCATCTGCGCTTCGAGCGGCGAGGCCTGCTCCATTGCGCCGTCGACGTGCCCGGCATGGCGCGGCAGCTGCACTGCGTCTGCGCCCATCTTTCGCTGTTCGGCCGCTCCCGCCGCCGACAGATCGACGCCCTGGCAACGCGTCTGGAAACCATCGTGCCGGCCGGCGCGCCGTTGATCGTCGCCGGCGACTTCAACGACTGGCGCAACAGCGCCCACGACCTGCTGGCCGAGCGGATGGGACTGATCGAGGTGTTTGCCGGCATCAAGGGCCGGCCGCCGAGGAGCTATCCGAGCGCCTTGCCGGTGCTGCGCCTCGACCGCATCTACGTGCGCGGCTTTCACATCGAAACGGCGCAGGTGCTTTTCGGCCCGCCCTGGTCCGAGAT is drawn from Candidatus Nitricoxidivorans perseverans and contains these coding sequences:
- a CDS encoding endonuclease/exonuclease/phosphatase family protein — protein: MDDNPGVSSPVLHIATYNIHKGFSQFNRRMVVHELRERLRELDPDIAFLQEVQGLHLGHAEAHEDWPEEPQHEFLAAEVWQSTAYGRNVIYEHGHHGNAILSRLPILASHNQDVTHLRFERRGLLHCAVDVPGMARQLHCVCAHLSLFGRSRRRQIDALATRLETIVPAGAPLIVAGDFNDWRNSAHDLLAERMGLIEVFAGIKGRPPRSYPSALPVLRLDRIYVRGFHIETAQVLFGPPWSEISDHAALSATLIPE